The proteins below are encoded in one region of Oncorhynchus masou masou isolate Uvic2021 chromosome 15, UVic_Omas_1.1, whole genome shotgun sequence:
- the LOC135555895 gene encoding EEIG family member 2-like produces MEASRRLAARLHTITVLGKHFWTHNFSVSLLLDELGNVPQVTGLIFCKVRLLDGSFTEESPRLEVLHNSVQWGKMFEFECQTAVNSLSGVLDDCMCRLSVRKDTKGGRSYQKVGYVDLNLSEYAGSGYVTRHCLLEGYMNKDNKLDNSLLKVGLHMQLLQGDPCFRVPTQHSLPSGTLSSENVEQPRESTSSHSEPGSSEDILRTMRRQLVMKGGLLLDAMPSQNPEAQERARVVSQLTRVGNTRVDAQDVVEHLCLESLGSVFELPPPIEEAGLALFVGQDGTTTLGVTHIQNR; encoded by the exons ATGGAGGCTAGTAGGCGGTTGGCAGCTCGCCTGCATACCATCACGGTGCTCGGGAAACACTTCTGGACGCACAACTTCTCCGTCTCCCTACTCTTGGATGAGCTGGGCAATGTGCCACAAGTCACAGGGTTGATTTTCTGCAAAGTTCGCTTACTTGATGGCTCCTTTACTGAGGAATCTCcaag ACTGGAAGTCCTGCATAACTCAGTGCAATGGGGAAAGATGTTTGAATTTGAGTGCCAAACTGCAGTCAACAGCTTGTCTGGAGTCCTAGATGACTGCATGTGTAGATTGTCAGTTCGCAAG GACACAAAGGGAGGAAGGTCATACCAAAAG GTGGGTTATGTCGACCTCAACCTGTCTGAGTATGCAGGCTCTGGGTATGTGACCCGGCACTGCCTCCTAGAGGGATATATGAACAAGGACAACAAGCTGGACAACTCCCTTCTCAAG GTGGGCCTACATATGCAGCTGCTCCAGGGAGACCCATGTTTCAGAGT TCCTACCCAGCATTCACTGCCAAGTGGAACTTTATCATCTGAGAATGTTGAGCAGCCCAGAGAAAGCACCTCCAGTCACTCTGAGCCTG GTTCCTCAGAGGACATCCTGAGAACCATGAGAAGGCAGCTGGTGATGAAGGGGGGGCTGCTGCTTGATGCCATGCCCAGTCAGAACCCAGAGGCACAGGAGAGGGCCAGAGTTGTCAGTCAGTTGACTCGGGTCGGGAACACACGGGTGGATGCCCAGGATGTGGTTGAACATCTCTGTCTAGAGAGCTTGGGCTCAGTATTTGAGCTCCCTCCTCCCATTGAAG AAGCTGGACTTGCACTCTTTGTTGGTCAGGATGGCACCACAACCCTTGGTGTCACTCATATACAGAACAGGTAG
- the LOC135555898 gene encoding protein PET100 homolog, mitochondrial codes for MGVKIEVFRMMLYLSFPVTMFWISNQAEYFEEYIVKRKREIFPPDEKMHRKELEDFKERMRDRKERRLLKRMALEEAEEE; via the exons ATGGGGGTGAAAATCGAGGTGTTTCGT ATGATGCTGTATTTGTCCTTCCCTGTAACCATGTTCTGGATCTCCAACCAAGCAGagtactttgaagaatatattgTGAAGAGAAAG AGAGAGATTTTCCCCCCCGATGAGAagatgcat AGGAAAGAGCTGGAAGACTTCAAAGAGCGGATGCGAGACCGCAAGGAGCGGCGGCTACTGAAACGGATGGCCttggaggaggctgaggaggagtga